The Candidatus Hydrogenedentota bacterium genome contains a region encoding:
- a CDS encoding transcriptional repressor, protein MPTAPEPDFAGQLRAAGVRVTRPRLAVLSLLHTIGGHRSADDIVDALRERGPLLPRASIYNVLNDLFDRGVIMRVDAGPGRALYEASTNWHHHFVCRQCGYIMDVPCAVGSKPCMQPEMEGLAVDEAQVIFRGGCPFAAIPASDALGHPPACCMKP, encoded by the coding sequence ATGCCTACCGCCCCGGAACCAGACTTCGCCGGGCAACTGCGCGCCGCCGGCGTCCGGGTAACACGACCGCGCCTTGCGGTGTTGTCCCTCTTGCACACGATCGGCGGGCATCGATCGGCGGACGATATCGTGGACGCATTGCGCGAACGCGGGCCGTTGCTGCCTCGCGCGTCCATATACAACGTGCTGAACGACCTGTTCGATCGCGGCGTGATCATGCGCGTCGATGCGGGCCCGGGCCGCGCTCTGTACGAGGCCTCGACAAACTGGCACCACCATTTCGTGTGCAGGCAATGCGGCTACATCATGGACGTGCCGTGCGCCGTCGGCTCGAAGCCGTGCATGCAGCCGGAAATGGAAGGGCTCGCCGTTGACGAAGCGCAGGTGATTTTTCGGGGCGGATGCCCATTCGCCGCCATTCCGGCAAGCGACGCGTTGGGACACCCGCCGGCGTGCTGCATGAAGCCGTAG